One part of the Neodiprion virginianus isolate iyNeoVirg1 chromosome 3, iyNeoVirg1.1, whole genome shotgun sequence genome encodes these proteins:
- the LOC124300640 gene encoding uncharacterized protein LOC124300640, whose translation MEPYESTSRNAIADTVQSLQNHRNYEAVTAFETLKLPISNSACTKKSINRCKMLLRNSTVNNSTNNSRSIVSPQTVLKNQKLSIKKYGGNSIVQSSISDALNNERVHSLPLSSQKKKKYTNSEHARHKKLQLPAASMPSTVKNPANVVTKSVMKPYNTTSLAKMKTFPTRELGTEKSEVVLMERSNIQPPADVSKIKARKPRSKSKTWTRVSNKIGRVRDIEIPLELTNDYVPLTGLKASVNRDLPLPKKTSSPKDIIQLLEELIKYSNHETSIPSTHTGPVVTRCNGHVKDTNESTSKPVASKVRKEANTGSKLQPSQFSIDNKIKESSKHQSSQVKISEAIAKGCNTLSKTLCSERRPSLSNKDFELHSNINIEEIKTKAYTETNANDVTKGYSRTSISSVGCRTHLSEEPNSMSCLSSKYCQVSSTSLASYEMSEEIISNQISDSILTSDGSQKVVNGSKEQVDVIENTRLLSNNRIQRFREDQNIEVNSDVIPKKKFAKRHVRAFEMLKKILSDYGVSNERLSKAENKSKDRCRYDSIKRELSVTRSLDANLINQGNSDEIVSRISSSDRNFSRLLFSKLATLSESESDLHYMEVATMTSAKDLVVKTNDNTELNRIEAICTDKEDAGLSKVVKIENSTQFDINSKSDECLGDLTISDNFMSDALKSTSLSVECSTASYTSPSTLRSSSTTLKIAMPEINELLECELSNDIIEAFRLASIRAANLYAAIDFLSENVPPDSERNSYSLTIQNTNDILTRIPTNINPPAIVETLCNANRTMPDHIPNSSEASSSDIGNRPLNQVANSKTIRGKISEPIMVTEKPEVGIQDSAVTKVSEKTLNTVKVSKENTTNGKSQTAYNHHLVNPTKLQMFPKMSSDKQHIATKLAGVAIDKKVVVEPQGINLEKFFTLKGKSILSAGIPSKPSCLVKEASQLSVSNRSITNKRLETLHFAGKASNTGSRHSDTHSKSECSFSNSNMPSKTATKVQDSIPGSRIKTLLEKNLQHFSVACNSMDDEMVCENEEDDCFIELSNDDASISTIFSDEATSTTRVNSASCYVIPEVTCILDNLLNEVIRICELVSSRDQNFMNTKSIQCCDPRKSQRESQVLKCGRRSVLCGNPSCAISGVAVSRERILCLIYAVICSFVFFGLHFSVYCELQ comes from the exons ATGGAGCCATACGAATCGACATCCAGAAACGCAATAGCAGATACGGTTCAAAGTTTACAAAACCACAGAAATTATGAAGCAGTTACAGCGTTTGAGACTTTGAAATTACCTATTTCAAATTCTGCATGTACTAAGAAGTCGATAAATCGCTGTAAGATGCTACTCCGTAATTCCACTGTCAATAACTCGACGAACAATTCTAGATCAATTGTAAGTCCGCagactgttttaaaaaatcagaagctatccataaaaaaatatggtggCAACAGCATTGTTCAGTCGAGCATAAGCGATGCTTTGAACAACGAAAGAGTTCATTCGCTGCCATTATcgtctcaaaaaaaaaagaagtacaCTAATAGTGAACATGCAAG ACACAAAAAGTTACAGTTGCCGGCTGCGTCAATGCCCAGTACTGTGAAAAATCCCGCAAACGTAGTAACGAAGTCAGTAATGAAACCGTACAATACAACTTCACTTGCTAAGATGAAAACTTTCCCAACAAGAGAGCTGGGAACTGAAAAGTCCGAGGTGGTGTTGATGGAAAGAAGTAATATTCAACCACCTGCTGACGTCAGCAAGATCAAGGCAAGGAAACCAAGGTCAAAATCCAAAACATGGACTCGAGTCTCGAACAAAATCGGAAGAGTCAGAGATATCGAAATACCATTGGAACTCACCAATGATTATGTACCATTAACGGGACTAAAGGCATCAGTCAATCGAGATTTGCCACTACCTAAGAAAACATCTTCACCAAAGGATATTATTCAACTGCTTGAGGAATTAATCAAGTATTCAAACCATGAAACTTCAATCCCCAGTACCCATACTGGCCCAGTTGTCACTCGATGTAACGGCCATGTGAAAGATACAAACGAGAGTACTTCTAAACCTGTAGCTTCGAAAGTAAGAAAGGAGGCCAATACAGGATCCAAATTACAGCCCTCCCAATTTAGCATTGACAACAAAATTAAAGAATCGTCCAAACATCAGTCAAGTCAGGTCAAAATCAGCGAAGCAATTGCAAAGGGTTGCAATACTTTGTCCAAGACTTTGTGTTCTGAACGAAGGCCGTCTCTCTCAAATAAGGATTTCGAATTACACTCAAACATAAATATCGAAGAAATCAAGACAAAGGCTTATACCGAAACTAATGCGAATGATGTTACGAAAGGTTATAGTAGAACCTCAATATCAAGTGTAGGATGTAGAACACACTTGAGTGAAGAGCCTAATTCAATGAGTTGCTTGTCCTCTAAATATTGTCAAGTCTCATCGACCTCACTCGCGAGTTACGAAATGTcagaagaaattatttcaaatcaaatttcagaCTCCATACTGACGTCTGACGGTTCTCAGAAAGTTGTGAATGGTTCCAAAGAACAGGTCGATGTCATAGAAAATACTCGACTACTTTCAAACAACCGCATACAACGATTCCGTGAAGATCAAAATATAGAAGTAAATAGTGATGTAATACCTAAGAAGAAATTTGCCAAGAGACATGTTAGGGCTTTTGAGATGCTTAAGAAAATTCTCAGCGATTATGGCGTGAGCAATGAACGTCTAAGCAAAGCCGAAAATAAGTCAAAGGACCGATGCAGATACGATTCAATTAAAAGAGAATTGTCAGTGACGAGGTCCTTAGATGCAAACCTTATAAATCAAGGAAATTCCGATGAAATAGTTAGCAGAATATCATCTTCcgacagaaatttttcacgactGCTCTTTAGTAAACTTGCTACATTATCTGAATCAGAGAGTGATCTTCATTACATGGAAGTTGCCACCATGACTTCAGCGAAGGATTTGGTCGTAAAAACAAACGATAATACTGAGTTGAATAGAATTGAAGCCATCTGTACTGATAAAGAAGATGCAGGTCTGAGTAaagttgtcaaaattgaaaattcaacacaATTTGATATTAATTCGAAATCCGATGAGTGCCTGGGTGATCTGACGATATCTGACAACTTTATGTCCGATGCCTTGAAAAGTACAAGCCTTTCTGTAGAATGTTCTACAGCATCATATACTTCACCATCTACGCTCCGTTCATCAAGTACCACTCTGAAGATAGCTATGCCGGAGATAAATGAGTTGTTAGAATGTGAATTATCGAATGACATCATTGAAGCTTTCAGATTAGCTTCGATTAGAGCCGCAAATTTATACGCCGCTATTGATTTTCTTAGTGAAAATGTGCCACCTGATAGTGAAAGAAACTCATATTCTCTAACTATTCAAAATACTAATGATATTCTTACACGTATTCCCACCAATATAAATCCGCCAGCAATTGTTGAAACTTTATGTAATGCCAATCGTACAATGCCAGATCATATTCCAAACTCAAGTGAAGCTTCCAGTTCTGACATCGGTAATAGACCGTTGAATCAAGTAGCTAATTCGAAGACCATTCGGGGAAAAATAAGCGAGCCGATAATGGTTACAGAAAAACCGGAAGTTGGTATTCAAGATTCAGCGGTGACAAAAGTTTCGGAGAAAACTTTGAACACCGTAAAAGTATCAAAGGAAAATACAACGAATGGTAAATCACAAACGGCGTATAACCATCACTTAGTTAATCCTACTAAGCTTCAAATGTTCCCAAAAATGTCGTCAGATAAACAACACATAGCAACAAAATTGGCTGGTGTGGCCATTGATAAAAAAGTAGTTGTGGAACCACAAGGCATCAAtctagagaaatttttcaccctaAAAGGTAAATCTATTCTGTCTGCGGGGATTCCTTCGAAACCATCTTGTCTCGTGAAAGAAGCTAGTCAACTGAGTGTGAGTAATAGATCTATAACTAACAAGCGCCTTGAAACGTTACATTTTGCTGGAAAGGCCTCAAATACGGGATCGAGACATTCGGATACCCATTCCAAGTCAGAATgttcattttcaaactctAACATGCCGTCGAAAACTGCAACAAAGGTTCAAGACTCTATTCCTGGATCTCGTATCAAAACTTTGttagagaaaaatttgcagcATTTCAGTGTGGCCTGTAATTCGATGGACGATGAAATGGTTTGCGAAAATGAAGAAGATGACTGTTTCATCGAGTTAAGTAATGACGACGCATCGATCAGCACAATTTTTTCCGATGAAGCTACTTCGACAACCCGCGTAAATTCGGCCAGTTGCTACGTGATTCCAGAAGTCACGTGTATTTTAGACAATCTCTTGAATGAAGTTATAAGAATCTGTGAACTTGTGTCATCAAGGGACCAAAACTTTATGAACACTAAGTCAATTCAATGCTGTGATCCGAGAAAATCTCAACGAGAATCGCAAGTCCTCAAGTGCGGAAGACGCTCGGTGCTTTGTGGAAATCCTTCGTGTGCTATTAGCGGTGTAGCAGTTTCCAGAGAACGTATTCTGTGTCTCATATACGCAGTCATCTGTTCATTCGTATTTTTCGGTCTGCATTTTTCAGTCTACTGTGAGCTTCAGTAA
- the LOC124299600 gene encoding uncharacterized protein LOC124299600 encodes MNLQCKLNSVRATRARFQQPQRLLNTSENAAAGDAPHGQMSSNLPFDSSKEILALDTSLMEIVSKDDTEAKSRSGDPSTCAISNQSWSDAARKVCSASEKDSLYTKTILSEVFDSINAKEARSVSEEFTAGLPYKECSPDIHYGTNYVADNQKYCKSLHDSKLMNMMMLGEKSNEASEIRGRNSNGYSDVEKTPSPNSKISMFSAEIWTEKELPIEACIHPEPKMIDKTYLNNNRTTDEFNCFTRCNTESRDIPLTQMDLDQEVFGQSTLISPPLSARKSRTSSPCRKTINFDGEIWPVCSNLIPSGKELSFFTLGDKSVAASSKILNESDEKTPTSHVFSGCAGTQGASSRSITEQLVLEDSSKNKKQMEPTHEIEYQNLNMNLVETPQRYHLDTRNCCNLNSVTSTLGRTLNNNFPEASLKSQSSVEERLKQESEEAEQSKQEMRKCVLNNSEACEIRNSQKNALTTSKNEPGNIVFGDVSKEEIINSLFCDKISSGVKCREKISSHKTNQKSNSQNLGFTMTYSACATSDQISFGPTNTYKLFEQPENYKSPIISSPVSKLPATELRNFSGSDNFCVEDQEIVKIAKSLPEAVNDESRDKVELVFRNSSLVPDSLSVRSFNEEVNRSTGHISQQIKTDPALNNAVDTLTKIKMIVEANHHMIERLQYRHQNVLIPCLTPLDAGKSLAKALTRCRNYIRKNGESSEAINTVNKLLKIPVQNLKNSVGRQKLALANLGEKHF; translated from the exons ATGAATTTACAGTGTAAATTAAACTCAGTGCGTGCCACACGAGCGCGTTTTCAACAACCTCAAAGATTACTCAATACTTCTGAAAATGCTGCCGCAGGTGATGCACCGCACGGCCAAATGTCATCTAACCTACCCTTTGATTCATCAAAAGAAATACTCGCTTTAGACACTTCGTTGATGGAAATAGTATCTAAAGATGACACGGAAGCAAAGAGCAGGTCTGGTGACCCTTCAACCTGTGCGATCAGCAATCAGTCTTGGAGTGATGCTGCGAGAAAAGTTTGTTCTGCGAGTGAAAAAGATTCCCTTTATACCAAAACGATACTATCCGAAGTGTTTGACAGCATTAATGCCAAAGAAGCAAGGTCTGTCTCAGAGGAATTTACGGCAGGATTACCATATAAAGAATGTTCACCGGATATCCATTATGGTACTAATTACGTAGCAGATAATCAGAAGTATTGTAAAAGTTTGCATGATTCTAAATTAATGAACATGATGATGCTGGGTGAAAAGAGCAACGAAGCTTCTGAAATCCGTGGGAGAAATAGCAATGGATATTCCGATGTTGAAAAAACTCCATCTCCAAATTCTAAGATTTCAATGTTCTCTGCTGAGATTTGGACTGAAAAAGAACTTCCAATTGAGGCCTGTATTCACCCTGAGCCAAAAATGATCGACAAGACGTACCTTAACAACAACAGAACAACGGATGAGTTTAATTGCTTTACAAGGTGCAACACGGAATCCCGTGACATACCACTAACGCAGATGGATCTTGACCAAGAAGTATTCGGGCAAAGTACCCTAATCAGTCCACCTTTGTCCGCTAGGAAGAGCAGGACGTCATCACCGTGTCGAAAAACCATTAATTTCGATGGCGAAATATGGCCTGTATGCTCAAACTTGATTCCCAGTGGAAAAGAGTTGTCGTTTTTTACATTAGGAGATAAATCCGTTGCTGCgtcatcaaaaatattgaacgaAAGCGACGAAAAAACACCTACTTCTCACGTTTTTAGTGGATGTGCAGGTACACAAGGAGCATCGTCGAGATCCATAACAGAACAGTTAGTCCTGGAAGATAGTTCAAAGAATAAGAAGCAAATGGAACCAACCCATGAAATCGAGTATCAGAATTTGAACATGAATTTGGTGGAAACCCCACAGAGATATCATCTTGATACGCGAAATTGTTGCAACCTCAACTCAGTCACAAGTACATTAGGTCGAACACTGAATAACAATTTCCCGGAAGCGAGTCTAAAGTCTCAGTCATCCGTTGAAGAGCGGCTTAAGCAAGAATCAGAAGAAGCTGAACAGAGCAAGCAAGAGATGAGAAAATGTGTATTAAATAATTCAGAGGCATGTGAAATAAGAAATTCGCAGAAGAATGCGTTAACTACGAGTAAGAATGAACCAGGGAACATCGTTTTTGGAGATGTTTCGAAAgaagaaataatcaattctTTATTTTGTGATAAAATATCGTCTGGTGTGAAAtgcagagaaaaaatatcctcGCATAAAACCAATCAGAAAAGTAACAGTCAGAATTTAGGATTTACAATGACCTACAGTGCTTGTGCAACTTCGGATCAGATCAGTTTTGGTCCAACCAATACTTATAAACTTTTTGAACAGccggaaaattataaaagccCTATAATTTCTTCACCCGTTTCCAAATTACCTGCTACAGAATTGAGGAATTTCAGCGGGAGCGATAACTTCTGTGTAGAAGACCAGGAAATCGTGAAGATAGCCAAAAGTCTGCCAGAAGCAGTCAACGATGAAAGCCGAGACAAAGTCGAATTagtttttcgcaattcaagCCTGGTACCAGATTCTTTGAGCGTCAGAAGCTTTAATGAGGAAGTTAATCGATCAACTGGTCACATTTCTCAACAAATCAAGACGGACCCGGCCTTGAATAATGCGGTTGATACTttgacaaaaatcaaaatgatcGTAGAGGCTAACCATCACATGATAGAAAGACTACAATACCGACATCAGAATGTTCTGATTCCGTGTCTGACGCCTTTGGATGCTGGAAAATCATTAGCCAAGGCACTGACCAG ATGCAGAAATTATATTCGGAAGAATGGGGAAAGCAGTGAAGCTATTAACACTGTCAACAAACTATTGAAAATTCCGGTACAGAacttaaaaaattctgtgggAAGGCAAAAACTGGCGCTGGCAAACTTAGGCGAGAAGCATTTTTAG